The Streptomyces luteogriseus genome includes a window with the following:
- a CDS encoding non-ribosomal peptide synthetase codes for MSGTGADIADKRREAMRRLLAQRGLSTKSESPIAAHPERGSAPLSHPQRQLWLFEQMFPGTGAYNVPAAVRLAGTVDVPALQTALDASIARHAVVTARFRMEDSEPRQYFAPDPGRVPIRRHDLTGKPAPDRERCALELARSIAARPFDLTDAPPLAVHLVTLTEHDHVLVLNMHHLVGDALSWGVLLREVAAGYDAVLRGEKPAAEPTPVHYGDYARWHRDRLHGAAYDDQIAYWERVLTDPPSVLELPADRPRPLTPAFRGDVVDFGLDTATVAGLRELGRQEGATLFMAVMAALDVLLYRYTGRTDFLVATSVANRAHSQVEPMVGLFVNTLLLRARLDGDRTFREVLRHVREGTGEALVHQEVPFEKVVERLRPDRTGGAVPYFQVMCTLRPAPRFPAMPGLRLSDFPVHNGTSKRDLTLNLVEDGDTVLGQFEYDTEIFDRETVTRLAAHLGQLVTAALAAPDTPVGALPMLTDADHAPPAEPALYAAAASCVHELFAEQADRTPDAVAVRGEGTTLTFAELDRRANQLAHLLREAGVGPERPVGLCLERTPAMAVAVLGVLKAGGAYVPVDPADPAARRAAILADSGAAVLVHTGGADPGATIRTVELDPDWTALRDRPTDCPDSGATPGNTAYILYTSGSTGAPKGVAVEHRQIVNYTFAVLDRLGVDEPLSYAMLQPLTVDSCLTMLVPPLVTGGELHLITRERALDANALADYMAQHRVDCLKIAPSHLKALMRSGRGADLLPRRRLVIGGEASGWQWLRSVARTAGPDCQVYNHYGPTETTVGVLTWPVPREAEPEAVNAPLGRPLPNTTVHVLDRDGRHVPTGAPGELCVSGANVARGYVGRPDLTAAAFVPDHLAPAGGGTANPPGGEGGARMYRTGDLVRLRRDGTLEFLGRGDDQVKIRGFRVELGEIEAALTDCPLVREGIVVVRRDGQEEPRIVGYLVPQGAGDARGAEDAEGKGDGADGGDGGGAGGADTSAVLEYLRARLPRHMVPSALVALPALPLSAHGKVDRRALPAPARTEAPVLAPRNDTERAVAEVWRDLLGVDDVGLDQNFFDLGGHSLLLIELHRRLAADVGIHAELMELFRSTTVRSQAALADDETGAAGPVGLDSARERGRRQHQLLRRRQAARPQRPAP; via the coding sequence GTGAGCGGCACCGGCGCAGACATCGCCGACAAGCGGCGGGAGGCCATGCGCCGACTGCTCGCGCAGCGCGGACTGAGCACGAAGTCCGAGTCGCCGATCGCCGCCCACCCCGAGCGCGGCAGCGCCCCGCTGTCGCACCCTCAACGCCAACTGTGGCTGTTCGAGCAGATGTTCCCCGGTACGGGGGCGTACAACGTGCCCGCGGCGGTACGGCTGGCCGGCACGGTCGACGTTCCGGCCCTGCAGACCGCCCTGGACGCCTCGATCGCCCGGCACGCCGTCGTCACCGCCAGGTTCCGCATGGAGGACTCCGAGCCCCGGCAGTACTTCGCCCCTGATCCGGGCCGGGTGCCCATCCGACGGCACGACCTGACGGGGAAGCCGGCCCCGGACCGGGAACGCTGCGCCCTCGAGCTGGCCAGGTCCATCGCGGCCCGCCCGTTCGACCTGACCGACGCGCCGCCCCTGGCCGTCCACCTCGTCACCCTGACCGAACACGACCACGTCCTGGTGCTCAACATGCACCACCTCGTCGGCGACGCCCTGAGCTGGGGTGTGCTCCTGCGCGAGGTCGCCGCCGGCTACGACGCCGTCCTGCGCGGCGAGAAGCCCGCCGCCGAACCCACGCCCGTCCACTACGGCGACTACGCGCGCTGGCACCGCGACCGGCTGCACGGCGCGGCCTACGACGACCAGATCGCCTACTGGGAGCGGGTGCTGACCGACCCGCCGTCCGTCCTGGAACTTCCGGCCGACCGGCCCCGTCCGCTCACCCCGGCGTTCCGCGGCGACGTGGTGGACTTCGGCCTGGACACCGCCACCGTCGCCGGGCTCAGGGAACTCGGACGCCAGGAGGGCGCGACCTTGTTCATGGCCGTCATGGCCGCCCTCGACGTCCTGCTGTACCGCTACACCGGCCGGACCGACTTCCTCGTGGCCACCTCGGTGGCCAACCGCGCTCACTCTCAGGTCGAACCGATGGTCGGCCTCTTCGTCAACACGCTGCTGCTGCGGGCCAGGCTCGACGGTGACCGGACGTTCCGCGAGGTCCTGCGTCACGTCCGGGAAGGGACCGGTGAGGCACTCGTCCACCAGGAGGTCCCGTTCGAGAAGGTCGTCGAGCGGCTGCGCCCCGACCGCACCGGGGGAGCCGTCCCGTACTTCCAGGTGATGTGCACGCTGCGCCCCGCGCCGCGCTTCCCCGCGATGCCCGGCCTGCGGCTGAGCGACTTCCCCGTCCACAACGGGACCAGCAAGCGCGACCTCACCCTGAACCTGGTCGAGGACGGTGACACCGTCCTCGGGCAGTTCGAGTACGACACCGAGATCTTCGACCGCGAGACCGTGACCCGCCTGGCCGCGCACCTGGGGCAGTTGGTGACCGCCGCCCTCGCGGCGCCGGACACCCCGGTCGGCGCACTGCCCATGCTCACCGACGCCGACCACGCCCCGCCCGCCGAACCGGCCCTCTACGCGGCGGCGGCCTCGTGCGTGCACGAGCTGTTCGCCGAGCAGGCCGACCGCACTCCGGACGCCGTCGCCGTACGCGGCGAGGGCACCACGCTCACCTTCGCCGAACTCGACCGGCGTGCCAACCAGTTGGCGCACCTGCTGCGAGAGGCGGGCGTGGGCCCGGAACGCCCGGTCGGGCTGTGCCTGGAACGCACCCCGGCCATGGCCGTGGCCGTGCTCGGCGTGCTCAAGGCGGGCGGCGCCTACGTGCCGGTGGACCCCGCCGACCCGGCGGCCCGGCGCGCGGCCATCCTGGCCGACTCGGGCGCCGCCGTCCTGGTCCACACGGGCGGCGCGGACCCCGGGGCCACGATCAGGACGGTGGAACTCGACCCGGACTGGACGGCGCTGCGCGATCGGCCCACCGACTGCCCCGACAGCGGGGCGACACCCGGGAACACCGCGTACATCCTCTACACCTCCGGCTCCACCGGCGCCCCGAAGGGCGTCGCCGTCGAGCACCGCCAGATCGTCAACTACACCTTCGCGGTGCTGGACCGGCTCGGCGTCGACGAGCCACTGAGCTACGCGATGCTGCAACCGCTCACCGTCGACTCGTGCCTGACGATGCTGGTGCCTCCCCTGGTCACCGGGGGAGAGCTGCACCTGATCACCCGTGAGCGCGCCCTCGACGCGAACGCCCTGGCCGACTACATGGCGCAGCACAGGGTCGACTGCCTGAAAATCGCCCCCTCCCATCTGAAGGCCCTCATGCGCTCCGGGCGAGGCGCGGACCTGCTGCCCCGGCGCCGTCTCGTCATCGGAGGCGAGGCGTCGGGCTGGCAGTGGCTGCGCTCCGTCGCCCGCACCGCCGGTCCGGACTGTCAGGTGTACAACCACTACGGTCCCACCGAGACCACCGTCGGCGTGCTGACCTGGCCTGTTCCCCGTGAAGCGGAGCCCGAGGCGGTGAACGCCCCGCTGGGAAGACCGCTGCCCAACACCACGGTCCATGTGCTCGACCGCGACGGCCGGCACGTGCCGACCGGGGCCCCCGGTGAACTCTGCGTCTCCGGCGCCAACGTGGCCCGGGGCTACGTTGGCAGACCGGACCTCACCGCGGCCGCCTTCGTCCCCGATCACCTCGCCCCGGCCGGCGGCGGCACGGCGAACCCGCCGGGCGGGGAGGGCGGGGCCCGGATGTACCGGACCGGTGACCTGGTACGGCTGCGCCGGGACGGCACTCTCGAGTTCCTGGGGCGCGGCGACGACCAGGTGAAGATCCGTGGGTTCCGGGTCGAGCTGGGCGAGATCGAGGCGGCCTTGACCGACTGCCCTCTCGTACGGGAGGGGATCGTCGTCGTCCGGCGCGACGGACAGGAGGAGCCCCGGATCGTCGGCTACCTCGTGCCGCAGGGCGCCGGGGACGCCAGGGGCGCCGAGGACGCCGAGGGCAAGGGGGACGGCGCGGACGGCGGGGACGGCGGCGGTGCCGGGGGCGCCGACACGAGTGCCGTGCTGGAGTACCTGCGGGCACGCCTGCCCCGCCACATGGTTCCCTCCGCGCTCGTGGCGCTGCCCGCCCTGCCCCTCTCCGCGCACGGCAAGGTCGACCGGAGGGCGCTGCCCGCCCCGGCGCGCACCGAAGCACCCGTGCTCGCCCCCCGCAACGACACGGAGCGGGCCGTCGCCGAGGTGTGGCGCGACCTCCTGGGCGTCGACGACGTCGGCCTCGACCAGAACTTCTTCGACCTCGGCGGTCATTCACTGCTGCTCATCGAACTGCACCGGCGGCTGGCCGCGGACGTGGGCATCCACGCCGAGCTGATGGAGCTGTTCCGCTCGACCACCGTCCGCTCCCAGGCCGCCCTCGCCGACGACGAGACCGGCGCGGCGGGACCCGTCGGCCTGGACAGCGCCAGGGAACGCGGCAGACGGCAGCATCAGCTGCTGAGGCGCAGGCAGGCGGCTCGGCCGCAACGGCCCGCGCCATGA
- a CDS encoding type I polyketide synthase, with protein MEEPDDSQELGTEIAVIGMAGRFPGAPDLERFWSNLRDGVESVAFFEDSELLAAGVPEAEFSRPGYVKAGARAEGVDLFDAEFFGYTPREATIMDPQHRIFLELAWEALEHSGYSPARIGDGVGVFGGAGTSAYLPHVFANLESGAAIGASNVGLGNELGFLTTRVSYKLGLQGPSVPVHTACSSSLVAVHLACQSLLNHECGTAIAGGAAFKVPPGKGYQYQESGILSPDGHCRPFDADSRGTVFNNGAGVVVLKRLEDALRANDTVYAVIKGTAVNNDGSAKASFTAPGVAGQSAVVLEALEIAGVEPDEISYVEAHGSGTRIGDSIEIEALTRAFDTGSDRTGFCAIGSVKSNVGHLDAAAGIAGLLKTTLALRHRTLPPTVHFRQANPAIDFPSTPFHVQRELAPWTTPDGAPRRAGVSAFGFGGTNAHVVLEEAPEPAPPGPVRPSQLLVLSARTPQALERATDRLAARLRQEDLSLADVAFTLAQGRQEFRHRRVVVAPDSLSAAHALESRDGGSVTTGTADAAAPSVAFLFTGQGSAYPGMAAGLYAQEAVFRAAVDRCAELLRPELGTDVRDLLLAAPDDEEAARRLATTALAQPALFTLEHALAELWSSWGVTPSAMIGHSLGEYVAACRAGVFELADALRLVVLRGRLMERQASGAMLSVASDRATVERLLPAGLSLAAHNGPSDCVVSGPDEAVAAFAALAERQGIVTRPVATSHAFHSTLMAPMVEEFTRAVAQVPRHEPAVPFLSNVTGDWITAREATDPAYWGRHVLATVEFARGVEVLAADPEVAFLEVGPGQTLRSLAARNLAGAQPPRLVTATLPHRQDGRGPLETAQRALGLLWLHGVTPDWTGYHADERPRRVALPTYPFERTRHWLEPAPAAPARPGPHPLLDELLVRTVDEAVFLTSFDLERHWVLSEHKMLSEAIVPGTTYLEMARAAGTEYLGEQVTVLSDVEFQVPLLVTAEQPRVAHTIVRSDGGDGAEFKVVSQDPAASDGRRWTVHVRGRLSAGPRPPRRADLPALAARCRLATVDVGTLQAEHRVMDFGSRWQDSLRTVDVGVRAALGHLNLPERHHEETGAFALHPALLDLATGFHRWAMLRGDEAPDASGHDFYLPLAYDHLTVHGPMPARCVSFVQPDPDFPQSDEIRKVDVLVCAPDGAVVLDIRGFTAKRVNDPRRTVRNARAATAHHTLRWVPADGTGASGDGGAARRPVGHALVVGTDSPRRAVVVAELRDAGVTVDVTGADTDWTTWTQPLPAETVFVASEDEAGSPGRHAQERLLDSGVMALLRLAQTLGGPGAGPRRLTVVAGYAEDVTGDEPYLVPAHSALFGLAKVIGQEHPDIGCRCVDTAADVPPGALAREILGTDPAGQAALRGDGRYVLELVETDLRPEPEDLAAVPDGVHLITGGLGGLGLEIARSIAAARPGARIALVGRRGLPPREQWPDVLRDGPAGQAERIRLIEEMESHGASVLVRPGDVCDHDDMARVVADVRRDLGRITWLVHAAGTAGDGFLMNKTPDVYRATLAPKVTGAMVLDDVTADDPPELMVMFSSTTALFGSPGQGDYTAANLFLDAYAAWRGKRGLRTITLNWTDWLGTGMAADHGVQRDQGFFRSVEIEDAVASFHAAVRSDHVRVIVGEINHDALAVLDPAVLRARLAASPIRLSEPIRRAVAALAATTATRAAAGPPAPVSEVTLLGRPDGEYSPMEETLGRLWAAEFGISEIDVSATLFDLGGDSLLALRLSNTLQEALDVKTSIADLFAHPTVADLARHVSSGEQATDPRKAPHAVTAPDTAPTPPTETVPDEAAGEETDPGWFGLWNAQSGMWLQHQLGEGRAELNLPVWTHVHRAVDHEVFRRAVAYLIDRHQALRLVFRDTADGPRQRVLPAFDLDVPLVDLSAHPDPEAEAERLIRADSAIPFDTLDTPPLRVALYRLGPEHHCVYYTMHHLISDGTGIGIFLRELLETYEALARDEEPSPEPLETTYEELIRGRFAWLAGPERPAAEAYWLDELAGPLPRLHIGDHDAPGAEVSNETMDFTVDPDLSEAVGALARKWDVTVHVLLLSAYAVALRGIGSDDDMVICVPFSGRDSKSMSHHLGMFVNPLAVRLTLSDTDTFDELVRRAQAKSVGAYAHSRYPFTLIAERVAPADGAPRDGRNPVFSTAFQFTDFLPPANQTSQLDICLYGKPGEDGLGMRLTYNSLRLTESEAMEVRTAFLAVLREVTADPGSTLAALAEPMRRARRAGVVAPRGRRLGALRSTRAPGV; from the coding sequence GTGGAAGAGCCCGACGACTCGCAGGAACTGGGCACCGAGATCGCCGTCATCGGCATGGCCGGACGATTCCCGGGAGCACCCGACCTGGAGCGGTTCTGGTCGAACCTCCGGGACGGCGTCGAGTCCGTGGCCTTCTTCGAAGACTCCGAACTGCTCGCCGCCGGCGTTCCCGAGGCCGAGTTCTCCCGCCCCGGTTACGTGAAGGCCGGGGCCCGGGCGGAGGGCGTCGACCTCTTCGACGCCGAGTTCTTCGGGTACACGCCCCGCGAAGCCACCATCATGGACCCGCAGCACCGGATCTTCCTCGAACTCGCCTGGGAGGCACTGGAGCACTCCGGCTACAGCCCCGCCCGGATCGGGGACGGTGTCGGCGTCTTCGGCGGGGCGGGGACCAGCGCCTACCTCCCGCACGTCTTCGCCAACCTGGAGAGCGGCGCCGCCATCGGCGCCTCCAACGTGGGGCTCGGAAACGAACTCGGCTTCCTCACCACACGCGTCTCCTACAAGCTCGGCCTGCAGGGCCCGAGCGTCCCCGTGCACACCGCCTGCTCCAGCTCCCTGGTGGCGGTCCACCTCGCCTGCCAGAGCCTGCTCAACCACGAGTGCGGCACGGCGATCGCCGGTGGAGCGGCCTTCAAGGTCCCGCCGGGCAAGGGGTACCAGTACCAGGAGAGCGGCATTCTCTCCCCCGACGGGCACTGTCGTCCCTTCGACGCCGACAGCCGGGGCACCGTCTTCAACAACGGCGCGGGCGTCGTCGTACTCAAGCGCCTCGAGGACGCCCTGCGCGCCAACGACACGGTGTACGCGGTCATCAAGGGCACCGCCGTCAACAACGACGGCTCCGCGAAGGCGAGTTTCACCGCCCCCGGGGTGGCCGGGCAGAGCGCGGTCGTCCTGGAAGCCCTGGAGATCGCCGGTGTCGAGCCCGACGAGATCAGCTACGTCGAGGCCCACGGCAGCGGCACCAGAATCGGCGACTCCATCGAGATCGAGGCACTGACCAGGGCCTTCGACACCGGCTCGGACCGCACCGGATTCTGCGCGATCGGTTCGGTGAAGTCGAACGTCGGCCACCTCGACGCGGCCGCCGGAATCGCCGGGCTCCTCAAGACCACGCTCGCCCTGCGCCACCGCACCCTGCCGCCCACCGTCCACTTCCGTCAGGCCAACCCGGCCATCGACTTCCCCAGCACGCCGTTCCACGTCCAGCGGGAACTCGCCCCCTGGACCACTCCGGACGGTGCCCCCCGACGCGCGGGGGTGAGCGCCTTCGGATTCGGCGGCACCAACGCCCACGTCGTCCTCGAAGAAGCACCCGAACCCGCCCCGCCCGGTCCGGTCCGGCCCTCCCAGCTGCTCGTCCTGTCGGCCCGCACCCCGCAGGCGCTGGAGCGGGCCACCGACCGGCTGGCCGCGCGCCTGCGGCAGGAGGACCTGTCGCTCGCCGACGTCGCCTTCACCCTGGCGCAGGGCCGTCAGGAGTTCCGCCACCGCCGCGTCGTCGTCGCCCCCGACTCGCTCAGCGCGGCGCACGCCCTGGAATCCCGCGACGGTGGGAGCGTGACGACCGGCACCGCCGACGCCGCCGCGCCTTCCGTCGCGTTCCTCTTCACCGGGCAGGGCTCCGCGTACCCGGGGATGGCGGCCGGGCTCTACGCGCAGGAGGCCGTGTTCCGCGCGGCCGTGGACCGGTGCGCCGAACTGCTGCGCCCCGAACTCGGCACGGACGTCCGCGACCTGCTGCTCGCCGCGCCGGACGACGAGGAAGCGGCTCGCCGGCTCGCCACCACCGCGCTCGCCCAGCCGGCCCTCTTCACCCTGGAACACGCGCTGGCCGAGCTGTGGAGCTCCTGGGGCGTCACCCCGTCGGCCATGATCGGGCACAGCCTCGGCGAGTACGTGGCCGCCTGCCGTGCCGGGGTCTTCGAACTGGCCGACGCGCTCCGGCTGGTCGTCCTGCGCGGCAGGCTCATGGAGCGGCAGGCGAGCGGCGCGATGCTCAGCGTGGCCTCCGACCGGGCCACCGTGGAGCGGCTCCTGCCCGCCGGACTGTCCCTCGCGGCGCACAACGGCCCGTCCGACTGCGTCGTGTCGGGCCCGGACGAGGCGGTCGCCGCGTTCGCCGCCCTCGCGGAGCGGCAGGGGATCGTGACCCGCCCGGTCGCCACCTCCCACGCCTTCCACTCCACGTTGATGGCGCCGATGGTCGAGGAGTTCACCCGCGCCGTCGCCCAGGTCCCCCGGCACGAGCCGGCGGTGCCGTTCCTCTCCAACGTGACCGGCGACTGGATCACCGCTCGCGAGGCCACCGACCCCGCCTACTGGGGGCGTCACGTCCTCGCCACGGTCGAGTTCGCGCGGGGCGTCGAAGTGCTGGCGGCCGACCCGGAGGTGGCCTTCCTCGAGGTCGGACCGGGCCAGACGCTGCGCAGCCTCGCCGCACGGAACCTCGCGGGTGCACAGCCGCCGCGCCTGGTGACCGCCACGCTGCCGCACCGGCAGGACGGCCGCGGGCCGCTGGAAACCGCACAGCGCGCCCTGGGCCTGCTCTGGCTCCACGGCGTCACCCCCGACTGGACCGGTTACCACGCCGACGAGCGGCCCCGTCGCGTGGCACTGCCGACCTACCCGTTCGAGCGCACGCGCCACTGGCTGGAGCCCGCACCGGCCGCACCGGCGAGGCCGGGGCCCCACCCGCTTCTCGACGAGTTGCTGGTGCGGACGGTGGACGAAGCGGTCTTCCTCACGTCCTTCGACCTGGAACGCCACTGGGTGCTCAGCGAGCACAAGATGCTCTCCGAGGCCATCGTGCCGGGCACCACCTACCTGGAGATGGCACGGGCCGCGGGCACGGAGTACCTCGGCGAGCAGGTCACCGTCCTGTCCGACGTCGAGTTCCAGGTCCCCCTGCTGGTCACGGCGGAGCAGCCGCGGGTCGCGCACACCATCGTGCGCTCCGACGGCGGTGACGGCGCCGAGTTCAAGGTCGTCAGCCAGGACCCGGCAGCGTCCGACGGGCGGCGGTGGACCGTCCACGTGCGCGGCAGGCTCTCGGCGGGGCCCCGGCCGCCGCGCCGCGCCGACCTGCCCGCCCTCGCAGCCCGCTGCCGGCTCGCCACCGTGGACGTCGGCACCCTGCAGGCCGAGCACCGGGTCATGGACTTCGGCAGCCGCTGGCAGGACAGCCTGCGCACGGTCGACGTCGGCGTGCGGGCCGCGCTCGGCCACCTGAACCTGCCGGAGCGCCACCACGAGGAGACCGGCGCCTTCGCGCTCCACCCCGCGCTGCTCGACCTGGCGACCGGGTTCCACCGCTGGGCGATGCTCCGGGGCGACGAGGCCCCCGACGCGTCCGGGCACGACTTCTACCTGCCGCTGGCCTACGACCACCTCACCGTGCACGGGCCGATGCCCGCCCGGTGCGTCAGCTTCGTCCAGCCCGACCCGGACTTCCCGCAGAGCGACGAGATCCGCAAGGTCGACGTCCTGGTCTGCGCCCCCGACGGCGCCGTCGTCCTCGACATCAGGGGCTTCACGGCCAAGCGCGTCAACGACCCCCGGCGCACCGTCCGGAACGCCCGTGCGGCCACAGCGCACCACACCCTGCGCTGGGTGCCCGCGGACGGCACCGGGGCGAGCGGTGACGGGGGAGCGGCACGGCGGCCGGTCGGCCATGCCCTGGTGGTCGGAACCGACTCGCCCCGGCGCGCGGTCGTCGTCGCCGAGCTGCGGGACGCCGGCGTGACCGTCGACGTGACCGGTGCCGACACCGACTGGACCACCTGGACGCAGCCGCTGCCGGCGGAGACCGTGTTCGTGGCGAGTGAGGACGAAGCGGGCAGCCCCGGCCGACACGCACAGGAACGCCTCCTGGACAGCGGCGTGATGGCCCTGCTGCGTCTGGCCCAGACCCTCGGCGGGCCGGGCGCGGGCCCCCGCCGGCTCACCGTCGTCGCCGGGTACGCCGAGGACGTCACCGGCGACGAGCCCTACCTCGTGCCCGCCCACTCCGCGCTGTTCGGCCTGGCGAAGGTCATCGGCCAGGAGCACCCCGACATCGGCTGCCGGTGCGTCGACACGGCCGCCGACGTCCCGCCCGGCGCGCTCGCCCGGGAGATCCTCGGGACGGACCCGGCGGGGCAGGCCGCCCTGCGCGGCGACGGCCGCTACGTCCTCGAACTCGTCGAAACGGACCTGCGCCCCGAACCGGAGGACCTCGCGGCCGTACCGGACGGCGTCCACCTGATCACCGGTGGCCTCGGCGGACTCGGTCTGGAGATCGCCCGGTCCATCGCCGCGGCCCGGCCCGGAGCGAGGATCGCCCTGGTCGGCAGACGCGGACTGCCACCCCGTGAGCAGTGGCCCGACGTGCTGCGCGACGGGCCGGCCGGCCAAGCCGAGCGGATCCGCCTCATCGAGGAGATGGAGTCCCACGGCGCCAGCGTCCTCGTCCGCCCGGGCGATGTCTGCGACCACGACGACATGGCCCGCGTCGTCGCGGACGTCCGCCGCGACCTCGGCCGCATCACGTGGCTGGTGCACGCGGCGGGCACCGCGGGTGACGGCTTCCTGATGAACAAGACGCCCGACGTCTACCGGGCCACCCTGGCCCCCAAGGTCACGGGCGCGATGGTGCTGGACGACGTCACCGCCGACGACCCGCCCGAACTGATGGTGATGTTCAGCTCGACCACCGCCCTGTTCGGCTCACCGGGCCAGGGCGACTACACGGCGGCCAACCTCTTCCTCGACGCGTACGCGGCCTGGCGGGGCAAGCGGGGTCTGCGCACGATCACCCTGAACTGGACCGACTGGCTGGGCACCGGCATGGCCGCCGACCACGGCGTCCAGCGCGACCAGGGCTTCTTCCGGTCCGTCGAGATCGAGGACGCGGTGGCGAGCTTCCACGCGGCCGTCCGGTCGGACCACGTGCGGGTGATCGTGGGGGAGATCAACCACGACGCGCTGGCCGTGCTGGACCCGGCCGTGCTGCGGGCCCGTCTGGCGGCCTCACCCATCCGCCTGAGCGAGCCGATCCGGCGGGCCGTGGCCGCCCTGGCGGCGACCACCGCCACCCGGGCCGCCGCGGGACCCCCGGCACCCGTCTCGGAGGTGACACTGCTGGGCCGGCCGGACGGCGAATACAGCCCCATGGAGGAGACCCTGGGCAGGCTGTGGGCCGCCGAGTTCGGCATCAGTGAGATCGACGTGTCCGCCACCCTGTTCGACCTCGGCGGCGACTCGCTGCTGGCCCTGCGCCTGTCCAACACCCTGCAGGAGGCCCTCGACGTGAAGACGTCGATCGCCGACCTGTTCGCCCACCCGACGGTCGCCGACCTCGCCCGGCATGTGAGCTCCGGTGAGCAGGCGACAGACCCCAGGAAAGCCCCGCACGCGGTGACGGCCCCGGACACCGCGCCCACCCCGCCCACCGAGACCGTCCCGGACGAGGCGGCCGGGGAGGAGACCGACCCGGGCTGGTTCGGCCTCTGGAACGCCCAGAGCGGCATGTGGCTGCAGCACCAGTTGGGGGAGGGCCGTGCTGAACTCAACCTGCCGGTGTGGACGCACGTGCACCGCGCTGTCGACCACGAGGTCTTCCGCAGAGCCGTCGCGTATCTGATCGACCGCCACCAAGCGCTCCGCCTCGTGTTCCGGGACACCGCGGACGGGCCCCGCCAACGGGTCCTGCCCGCCTTCGACCTCGACGTCCCGCTGGTCGACCTGAGCGCACACCCCGACCCGGAGGCCGAGGCAGAGCGGCTGATCCGCGCGGACAGCGCCATCCCGTTCGACACCCTGGACACCCCGCCGCTGCGCGTCGCGCTGTACCGGCTCGGCCCCGAACACCACTGCGTGTACTACACCATGCACCACCTCATCTCCGACGGCACCGGCATCGGGATCTTCCTGCGGGAGCTGCTGGAGACGTACGAGGCGCTCGCGCGGGACGAGGAACCGTCGCCGGAGCCGCTGGAAACGACGTACGAGGAGCTGATCCGCGGCCGGTTCGCATGGCTGGCCGGCCCCGAGCGCCCGGCCGCCGAGGCCTACTGGCTCGACGAGCTGGCGGGCCCCCTGCCCCGGCTCCACATCGGTGACCACGACGCGCCCGGCGCCGAGGTGTCCAACGAGACCATGGACTTCACGGTCGACCCGGACCTGTCCGAAGCCGTCGGGGCGCTCGCCAGGAAGTGGGACGTCACCGTGCACGTCCTCCTCCTCAGCGCGTACGCCGTGGCGCTGCGGGGCATCGGGTCGGACGACGACATGGTGATCTGCGTGCCGTTCTCCGGGCGGGACAGCAAGAGCATGAGCCACCACCTGGGCATGTTCGTCAACCCGCTCGCCGTGCGCCTCACTCTCTCCGACACCGACACGTTCGACGAACTGGTCCGGCGCGCCCAGGCCAAGAGCGTCGGCGCCTACGCCCACAGCCGCTACCCGTTCACACTGATCGCCGAACGGGTGGCGCCCGCCGACGGCGCGCCCCGCGACGGCCGGAACCCGGTCTTCTCGACCGCGTTCCAGTTCACCGACTTCCTGCCGCCCGCCAACCAGACCTCGCAACTCGACATCTGCCTGTACGGCAAGCCGGGAGAGGACGGTCTGGGCATGCGGCTCACCTACAACTCGCTGCGGCTGACCGAGTCGGAGGCCATGGAGGTACGGACGGCCTTCCTCGCCGTGCTGCGCGAGGTGACGGCCGACCCGGGCAGCACATTGGCGGCCCTGGCCGAACCCATGCGGCGGGCCCGCCGGGCGGGCGTCGTCGCCCCCAGGGGCCGCCGCCTGGGAGCCCTGCGGTCCACCCGGGCTCCGGGCGTCTGA
- a CDS encoding MbtH family protein codes for MDERQEETRYVVVVNHEEQYSIWPLGREVPEGWKHAGHEGPKDACLAHINEVWTDMRPLSLRLKMETENTR; via the coding sequence ATGGACGAGCGACAGGAAGAAACCCGTTACGTCGTGGTGGTCAACCACGAGGAGCAGTACTCGATCTGGCCCCTGGGCCGCGAGGTTCCCGAAGGCTGGAAGCACGCCGGACACGAAGGCCCGAAGGACGCCTGCCTGGCCCACATCAACGAGGTGTGGACCGACATGCGTCCGCTGAGCCTCCGTTTGAAGATGGAGACCGAGAACACCCGATGA